Proteins co-encoded in one Selenihalanaerobacter shriftii genomic window:
- a CDS encoding sigma-54 interaction domain-containing protein, translated as MLQLILINNGKDTEILVDKLNSLNEVNVLRIVSKPNDLKDKSINVKEVDIIFSMIKVKEIEKKFNISIDNIEVVGPKVMELIISLIDKEEDLLKKYKYSQKELETILDSTHDAMIAINQEKRITLINSAAIELLGEGVEYINKSIKEVVPNTKLDKVLKTGEKDLNQLQSIGDKTIITNRVPVKDELGGVVAAAAVFRDITEVQKLAAELTNLKEIRGMLEAIINSTQDAISVVDQEGKGILINPAYTRITGLTEEDIIGNPATVDIAEGQSMHMQVLETKEPVSGIHMKVGPKSKDVIVNVSPIMVNGTLKGSVGVIHDVSEIRKLNEELSEAKRMIRNLKAKYTFEDIIANTPQMLSAINQAKKVAATPATVILRGESGTGKELFAHAIHNASKRRNEEFVRVNCPAIADSLLESELFGYEEGAFTGAKKGGKIGLFEEADGGTIFLDEIGKLSFNLQAKLLRVLQEKEITRVGGTEPIDIDVRVIVATNSNLEQAVEEGTFRKDLYYRLNVVPIFIPSLRQRKEDISKLVDSLLRKFNQEYGRTIKDISFKALDKLVEYDWPGNVRELENVIGRAMINVGLDNDLIKAEHLPQLQNKNQKDNQLEVENINSKEVDLEDKTLKEIINKAEKKAIINALKKTKGNRTKAAKKLDISVRSLYYKLDKFNLK; from the coding sequence ATGTTGCAATTGATTTTAATTAATAATGGGAAGGATACTGAAATATTAGTTGATAAGTTAAATTCTTTAAATGAAGTAAATGTGTTAAGGATAGTTTCTAAACCAAATGACCTCAAAGATAAATCTATCAATGTAAAAGAGGTAGATATTATCTTTTCTATGATTAAAGTTAAAGAAATTGAGAAGAAATTTAACATTTCTATAGATAATATAGAGGTGGTTGGTCCTAAAGTTATGGAGTTAATAATAAGCTTAATTGATAAAGAGGAAGACTTACTCAAAAAATATAAGTATAGTCAAAAGGAATTAGAGACTATCCTAGACTCTACCCATGATGCCATGATTGCTATTAATCAAGAAAAAAGAATTACTTTAATAAATTCAGCTGCTATTGAATTATTAGGTGAAGGGGTAGAATATATTAATAAATCAATTAAAGAAGTAGTACCTAATACTAAGTTAGATAAAGTTTTAAAGACAGGAGAAAAAGATTTAAATCAACTACAATCAATTGGGGATAAAACTATTATTACTAATAGAGTTCCTGTTAAAGATGAATTAGGAGGAGTTGTAGCTGCAGCTGCCGTTTTTAGAGATATTACTGAAGTTCAGAAGTTGGCAGCAGAGTTAACTAATTTAAAAGAGATTAGAGGAATGTTAGAAGCAATAATAAATTCTACACAAGATGCTATTTCTGTAGTTGACCAGGAAGGAAAAGGTATTTTAATTAATCCTGCTTATACACGGATTACTGGTTTAACTGAGGAAGATATAATTGGAAATCCAGCTACTGTGGATATTGCTGAAGGCCAGAGTATGCATATGCAGGTATTAGAAACTAAAGAACCAGTTTCAGGAATACACATGAAGGTAGGACCTAAAAGCAAGGATGTTATAGTTAATGTATCTCCAATTATGGTAAATGGCACGTTAAAAGGGAGCGTAGGAGTCATTCATGATGTGTCAGAGATTCGTAAATTAAATGAAGAACTATCAGAAGCTAAAAGAATGATTAGGAATTTAAAAGCTAAATATACTTTCGAAGATATTATTGCTAACACACCACAAATGCTTTCAGCAATTAATCAAGCAAAAAAGGTTGCGGCTACACCAGCCACTGTGATTTTAAGGGGAGAAAGTGGTACTGGAAAAGAATTATTTGCTCATGCCATACATAATGCTAGTAAACGAAGAAATGAAGAATTTGTTAGAGTTAATTGTCCAGCTATTGCTGATTCATTATTGGAAAGCGAGTTATTTGGTTATGAAGAAGGAGCATTTACTGGAGCAAAAAAAGGAGGTAAGATAGGATTATTTGAAGAAGCTGATGGAGGTACTATATTCTTAGATGAAATTGGTAAACTTAGTTTTAATTTACAAGCTAAATTATTAAGGGTATTGCAAGAAAAAGAAATAACTCGAGTCGGAGGAACAGAACCTATAGATATTGATGTAAGAGTGATTGTTGCTACAAATTCTAACTTAGAACAAGCAGTTGAGGAAGGAACATTTAGAAAAGATTTATACTATAGATTAAATGTTGTTCCGATTTTCATACCGTCTTTGCGCCAAAGGAAAGAGGATATATCTAAATTAGTAGATAGTTTATTACGAAAGTTTAATCAAGAGTATGGTAGAACGATAAAAGATATTTCATTTAAAGCTCTAGATAAGCTAGTAGAGTATGATTGGCCAGGAAATGTACGAGAATTAGAAAATGTAATTGGTAGAGCAATGATAAATGTTGGTTTAGATAATGATTTGATTAAAGCCGAACATTTACCACAATTGCAAAATAAGAATCAAAAGGATAATCAGTTAGAAGTAGAAAATATTAATAGTAAAGAAGTTGATTTAGAAGATAAAACATTAAAAGAAATAATAAATAAGGCTGAAAAAAAAGCTATAATTAATGCTCTTAAAAAAACTAAGGGTAACAGAACTAAAGCAGCAAAGAAGTTAGATATTTCAGTTAGAAGCTTATATTATAAATTGGATAAGTTTAATTTGAAGTAA
- a CDS encoding 4Fe-4S binding protein, producing the protein MAEVNFDKDKCKGCELCTTVCPKDIVVMDDEINVKGFHPATVSDEDECIACGFCANICPDVVIEVNKE; encoded by the coding sequence ATGGCCGAAGTGAATTTTGATAAGGATAAGTGTAAAGGATGTGAATTATGCACTACTGTTTGCCCTAAGGATATAGTAGTCATGGATGATGAAATTAATGTTAAGGGATTCCATCCAGCTACAGTAAGTGATGAGGATGAATGTATAGCTTGTGGTTTTTGTGCTAATATTTGTCCTGATGTAGTTATTGAAGTAAATAAAGAGTAG